The proteins below are encoded in one region of Chelmon rostratus isolate fCheRos1 chromosome 21, fCheRos1.pri, whole genome shotgun sequence:
- the LOC121625250 gene encoding phytanoyl-CoA hydroxylase-interacting protein-like, with amino-acid sequence MEPPHSSLNSPSVELKSLQLCDGESADSGIGDGDDLPLPQQIRVSNITCDSFKISWDMDSRGRDRITHYFIDLNKKENKKENKFKHKDVPTKLVAKAVPLPMTVRGHWFLSPRTEYTVSVQTAAKQPDGDYAVSQWSEIIEFCTADYSSVHLNQLLQKAEAIAGRMLPFTVFYRNQQQEYFQQASPGYRSRDAQCRRMLPAVKDNSGSHGSPISGKLEGVFFSCNTEFNTGKPPQDSPYGPYRFQIQADVLFNQNTNIYFGDFYCMYTSYHYVILVLAPHGSKGDVFCKGRLPALDRSNNCFLSCAEDENGTLSFCHAQDVILEVIYTEPVDLSLGTVAQISGHQLMSQSTVNAKKDPSCKICNISVGR; translated from the exons ATGGAGCCTCCCCACAGCAGCCTGAACAGTCCGAGTGTGGAGCTGAagagtctgcagctgtgtgacgGAG agtctgcagacagcgGCATCGGGGACGGGGACGACCTGCCGCTTCCTCAGCAGATTCGGGTCAGTAACATCACCTGCGATTCGTTCAAGATCAGCTGGGACATggacagcagaggcagagacaggatCACACACTACTTCATCGACCTCAACaagaaggagaacaagaagGAGAACAAGTTTAAACACAAG GACGTACCAACGAAGCTGGTGGCAAAGGCAGTTCCCCTGCCGATGACGGTGAGAGGACATTGGTTCCTGAGTCCTCGCACGGAGTACACCGTGTCCGTCCAGACTGCCGCCAAACAGCCAGATGGAGACTACGCCGTCTCTCAGTGGAGCGAGATCATCGAGTTCTGCACCGCAG ATTACTCCTCCGTCCATctgaaccagctgctgcagaaagccGAGGCCATTGCCGGCAGGATGCTGCCGTTCACCGTCTTCTACAGAAACCAACAGCAGGAGTACTTCCAAcaggccag CCCCGGCTATCGTTCCAGAGACGCTCAGTGTCGCAGGATGCTGCCGGCGGTTAAAGACAACAGCGGCAGCCATGGGTCACCCATCAGCGGCAAACTGGAGGGGgttttcttcagctgcaacaCAGAGTTCAACACAGGGAAACCGCCCCAGGACTCTCCATATGGACCCTACCGCTTTCAG ATCCAAGCAGATGTCCTCTTCAACCAGAACACCAACATCTACTTTGGGGATTTCTACTGCATGTACACCTCCTACCACTACGTCATCCTCGTCCTGGCTCCTCACGGATCCAAAGGAGACGTCTTCTGTAAAGGGAGGCTGCCGGCGCTGGACAGATCTAACAACTGCTTCCTGAGCTGCGCTGAGGACGAGAACGGCACGCTGTCTTTCTGTCACGCTCAGGACGTCATCCTGGAGGTGATCTACACAGAGCCGGTGGATTTGTCTTTAGGGACGGTAGCACAGATCAGCGGGCACCAGCTCATGAGCCAGTCCACCGTCAATGCCAAGAAAGACCCCAGCTGCAAGATCTGCAACATCAGCGTGGGACGTTAG